A stretch of the Sulfurospirillum sp. UCH001 genome encodes the following:
- a CDS encoding HU family DNA-binding protein has translation MKKAEFIQAVSEKAGLSKKDSQKAVDAALEAISEALVAGKDVSFIGFGTFSTATRAARKARVPGTNRVVDVAKTTAVKFKVGKKLKDAVAKA, from the coding sequence ATGAAAAAAGCGGAATTTATCCAAGCAGTCTCTGAGAAAGCTGGTCTTTCAAAGAAAGATAGTCAAAAAGCTGTTGATGCAGCTTTAGAAGCAATCAGCGAAGCACTAGTTGCTGGCAAAGATGTAAGCTTTATCGGTTTTGGTACATTCAGTACTGCAACAAGAGCTGCTAGAAAAGCTAGAGTTCCTGGTACAAACAGAGTCGTAGACGTTGCAAAAACAACAGCTGTTAAATTTAAAGTTGGTAAAAAACTTAAAGATGCTGTAGCAAAAGCATAA
- a CDS encoding arginyltransferase codes for MTSFSRMIEFSTLETKCSYLDGCRTRMEYKYIENATMELNQALVERGWRRFGHYYSRPQCQKCTSCLSLRIDVKNYDFSRSAKRAFKKAEGLRYVIQSPTISNEHLELYDKYHRFMEQKRGWQYYNLKPQSYHELYVSGAHNFGKEVLYFHGDRLIGVDLIDFLSDGISSIYFFYDPDFEKLSLGRLSIYEQIILAKEYDLDWIYLGYYVEHCQSLKYKASYQPYQILQGYPNLDEDAIWI; via the coding sequence ATGACTTCTTTTTCACGCATGATTGAATTCTCAACATTAGAAACCAAATGTTCTTATCTTGATGGTTGTAGAACACGTATGGAGTATAAATACATTGAAAATGCAACAATGGAACTCAATCAAGCACTAGTTGAAAGAGGATGGAGACGTTTTGGGCACTACTATTCTCGCCCACAATGTCAAAAATGTACATCCTGTCTTAGTTTACGAATCGATGTAAAAAATTATGATTTTTCTCGCTCTGCAAAAAGAGCATTTAAAAAAGCTGAGGGATTGCGCTATGTCATTCAGTCCCCTACCATCAGCAATGAACATTTAGAACTTTATGACAAATACCATCGCTTTATGGAACAAAAGCGAGGTTGGCAATATTACAACCTTAAGCCACAAAGCTATCATGAGCTTTATGTTAGTGGTGCACATAATTTTGGTAAAGAAGTGCTCTATTTTCATGGAGATAGGCTCATTGGTGTTGATTTGATTGATTTTTTAAGTGATGGTATCTCTTCAATTTATTTTTTCTATGACCCTGATTTTGAAAAGCTCTCTCTTGGTAGACTCTCTATTTATGAGCAAATCATTTTAGCAAAAGAGTATGACCTTGATTGGATTTATTTGGGTTATTATGTGGAACATTGTCAAAGCCTCAAATACAAAGCCTCTTACCAGCCATATCAAATACTACAAGGTTATCCAAACTTAGATGAAGATGCTATTTGGATATGA
- a CDS encoding peptidylprolyl isomerase — translation MIITKNCLVTLDYTVFDTENNLLDSGAQPLIYLHGGYGDVFEKIEKALEGKSIGESIHIQLSPKDAFGEYKQEFVLIEDRNQFEDDLEVGQNVEMVFSEGEDEEIVLTYSVVEILEDKVILDANHPLAGVTIIFDGTVIGVREATSDEIEKRLLAHEEPLVVQHN, via the coding sequence TTGATTATCACTAAAAATTGCCTCGTAACCCTTGACTACACTGTTTTTGATACAGAAAATAACCTTTTAGACAGTGGCGCACAACCCCTTATCTACTTACATGGTGGATATGGTGATGTTTTTGAAAAAATCGAAAAAGCGCTGGAAGGGAAAAGTATAGGGGAAAGTATTCATATTCAACTCTCACCAAAAGATGCCTTTGGTGAATACAAACAAGAATTTGTGCTTATCGAAGATCGTAATCAGTTTGAAGATGATTTAGAGGTCGGTCAGAATGTTGAAATGGTTTTTAGTGAAGGCGAAGATGAGGAAATCGTCTTGACATATAGTGTTGTTGAGATTTTAGAAGATAAAGTTATTCTTGATGCTAATCATCCGCTTGCTGGAGTGACAATTATCTTTGATGGTACTGTCATTGGTGTAAGAGAAGCAACAAGCGATGAAATTGAAAAAAGGCTCTTAGCACATGAAGAGCCTTTAGTTGTACAACACAATTAA
- a CDS encoding RNA polymerase factor sigma-54, translating into MKLRVSGTQTTKQKFSSTLRGWLPILQANLDTLVETLEPFVQENPFISVKSGSETPDKRFEKKSFFSEVAKASVSDTIEALTLDKKSLFQTLHEQINPPLFPTEKSQRIAYEIIENINSEGYFEAASLVEIAKKLAVSTEEVEKIRQRFAYLDPLGIGALDIKETFLFQLQDLSLEDTLYAMVEKLIINFEAIESFSKEPLFHEALSVIKRFRNPPAIDFLEDEKEVIPDIFIYDLAGAIEVRLNDAYYPEVILDTEGLDENHSFVSQKIKDAKDLIDALEMRKATLYKIGLMIVEYQYDFFFGKAIKPMKLKDLADDLGRNPSTISRAIAGKYLSCSRGVIPLKQFFATAVEEDISNSAIKEYMLELVKNESKIKPLSDIKLLELIEKKFNIKMVRRTITKYRQQFNIASSSERKKLYTLKF; encoded by the coding sequence TTGAAACTTAGAGTTTCTGGCACACAAACAACCAAACAAAAGTTCTCCTCAACACTTCGAGGTTGGCTTCCTATACTTCAAGCTAACCTCGATACTTTGGTAGAAACGCTTGAACCTTTTGTACAGGAAAATCCTTTTATTAGCGTCAAATCGGGCTCTGAAACACCTGATAAACGTTTTGAAAAGAAAAGCTTTTTTTCAGAAGTTGCCAAAGCATCAGTTTCAGATACCATTGAAGCACTGACACTTGATAAAAAATCTCTTTTTCAAACTTTGCATGAACAGATCAATCCACCTCTTTTTCCTACAGAAAAATCCCAACGAATTGCATATGAAATTATTGAGAACATTAACTCTGAAGGTTATTTTGAAGCTGCTTCTTTAGTTGAAATTGCAAAAAAACTTGCAGTTTCAACTGAGGAAGTCGAAAAGATAAGACAACGTTTTGCGTATCTTGATCCTTTAGGCATCGGCGCATTAGATATCAAAGAAACTTTTTTATTTCAATTACAAGACCTCTCTTTAGAAGACACGCTTTATGCAATGGTTGAGAAGCTAATTATCAATTTTGAAGCTATTGAATCATTCAGTAAAGAGCCTCTTTTTCATGAAGCACTGAGTGTCATAAAACGTTTTCGCAACCCTCCAGCCATTGACTTTTTAGAAGATGAAAAAGAAGTGATTCCAGATATTTTCATCTATGATTTGGCAGGTGCTATTGAAGTCAGACTCAATGATGCTTACTACCCTGAAGTCATCCTCGATACGGAAGGACTCGATGAAAATCATAGTTTTGTTTCTCAAAAAATAAAAGATGCGAAAGATCTGATCGATGCTCTTGAAATGCGAAAAGCGACTCTTTATAAAATTGGATTAATGATTGTAGAGTACCAGTATGACTTTTTCTTTGGTAAAGCTATCAAACCTATGAAGCTAAAAGATTTAGCAGATGACTTAGGACGTAATCCTTCAACTATCTCACGAGCCATTGCAGGTAAATATCTTTCATGTTCACGTGGAGTTATTCCTTTAAAACAGTTCTTTGCAACTGCAGTCGAAGAAGACATCTCGAATAGTGCCATTAAAGAGTACATGCTTGAGTTGGTGAAAAATGAAAGTAAAATAAAACCACTCAGCGATATAAAACTTTTAGAACTTATTGAAAAAAAATTTAACATCAAAATGGTTCGTCGAACCATTACAAAATACCGTCAACAGTTCAATATAGCAAGTTCATCTGAACGGAAAAAACTCTATACTTTAAAATTCTAA
- a CDS encoding DNA translocase FtsK 4TM domain-containing protein — translation MFGYVAFLYPFVLILPAFALYKESTLTERRIGVFLASMILLFSFLMAQSIIVKSELSGSFGRSIVDMLIASIGIMGVWLFIVAIFLLSMTLLVESSISDFLTLIKPTFTKTKIKEYKAEVEENESPSPIIGEKKQKSVKKQSSVVEEKRVLDDDTPDENPAILEPLYPEQKETKKPLVRLKNAQKVEILSEVAENTKLLSEIDQGECDKPKDFKLPPLTFLANPPTKSVHVNENEIDQKIQDLLEKLRRFKIEGDVVRTYSGPVVTTFEFKPAPHVKVSRILTLQDDLAMALKAKTIRIQAPIPGKDVVGIEVPNQKIETIYLKEILESEIFKKSSSPLTIALGKDIVGNAFVTDLKKLPHLLVAGTTGSGKSVGINAMLLSLLYRNSPDTLRFLMIDPKMLEFSIYNDIPHLLTPVITKPKQAIVALANMVGEMERRYQMMSRSKTKNIENYNEKAKSIGVDPLPYIVIIIDELADLMMTSGKDVEFYIARLAQMARASGIHIVVATQRPSVDVVTGLIKANLPSRISFKVGQKIDSKVILDAMGADSLLGNGDMLFTPPGTSGLIRLHAPYTSEDEIDKVVEYLKKQRPVVYDESFLKESEEGFSASSSGKDSGDLDELFEDAKAIVLNERKSSISYIQRRLNIGYNRAATIVEQLEAMGILSSQNAKGQREIIV, via the coding sequence GTGTTTGGTTACGTAGCTTTTTTGTATCCATTTGTATTGATCTTACCAGCTTTTGCTCTTTATAAAGAGAGCACACTAACAGAGCGTCGTATTGGTGTTTTCCTTGCATCTATGATACTTCTCTTTAGCTTTTTAATGGCACAGTCAATTATTGTAAAGAGTGAATTAAGTGGCTCTTTTGGTCGTTCAATTGTTGATATGCTCATTGCATCGATTGGTATTATGGGTGTTTGGCTCTTTATAGTGGCTATTTTTCTGCTTTCTATGACACTACTTGTCGAATCAAGTATCAGTGATTTTTTAACCCTTATTAAACCGACTTTTACAAAAACAAAAATCAAAGAGTACAAAGCTGAAGTTGAAGAAAATGAAAGTCCAAGCCCTATTATTGGAGAGAAAAAACAAAAGAGTGTTAAAAAACAAAGTAGTGTAGTTGAAGAAAAGAGGGTGTTAGATGATGACACTCCTGATGAGAACCCTGCTATTCTTGAACCGCTTTATCCTGAGCAAAAAGAGACTAAAAAGCCACTCGTACGATTAAAAAATGCACAAAAAGTTGAGATATTAAGTGAAGTTGCAGAAAATACTAAACTACTCTCAGAAATTGACCAAGGTGAATGTGACAAGCCAAAAGATTTCAAACTTCCACCACTGACATTTTTGGCAAATCCTCCAACAAAATCAGTTCATGTCAATGAAAATGAGATCGACCAAAAAATTCAAGATTTACTCGAAAAACTACGTCGATTCAAAATCGAAGGCGATGTCGTACGTACCTATTCAGGTCCTGTTGTTACAACGTTTGAGTTTAAGCCAGCACCACATGTTAAAGTTTCGCGTATTTTAACCTTACAAGATGACCTCGCGATGGCGCTCAAAGCGAAAACAATTCGTATTCAAGCACCCATTCCTGGTAAAGATGTTGTAGGTATAGAAGTTCCAAATCAAAAAATAGAAACCATTTATCTCAAAGAAATTTTAGAAAGCGAAATTTTCAAAAAATCATCTTCGCCTCTAACTATTGCCCTTGGTAAGGACATTGTAGGCAATGCCTTTGTTACTGACCTTAAAAAACTTCCACATCTATTGGTTGCTGGAACAACAGGTAGCGGTAAGAGCGTTGGTATCAATGCGATGTTACTCTCTCTTTTATACCGCAACTCACCTGATACATTACGCTTTTTAATGATCGATCCAAAGATGTTAGAGTTTTCAATTTACAATGACATCCCACACCTTTTAACACCAGTTATTACAAAACCAAAGCAAGCGATTGTCGCACTTGCAAACATGGTAGGTGAGATGGAGCGACGTTACCAGATGATGAGTCGTTCAAAAACTAAAAATATTGAAAATTACAATGAAAAAGCAAAAAGTATTGGTGTTGATCCGCTGCCGTATATTGTCATTATTATTGATGAATTAGCAGACCTTATGATGACCAGTGGTAAAGATGTTGAATTTTACATCGCACGTCTTGCTCAAATGGCACGAGCGAGTGGAATTCACATCGTAGTAGCTACACAAAGGCCTTCGGTTGATGTTGTAACTGGTCTTATTAAAGCAAACTTACCTTCTCGTATTAGTTTTAAAGTAGGGCAAAAAATTGACTCAAAAGTCATTTTGGATGCTATGGGAGCTGATTCTTTACTTGGAAATGGCGATATGCTTTTCACGCCTCCAGGCACTTCTGGGCTCATTCGTTTACATGCTCCGTACACCTCTGAAGATGAGATTGACAAGGTGGTTGAATACCTCAAGAAACAGCGCCCTGTCGTATATGACGAGAGTTTCTTGAAAGAGAGTGAAGAAGGTTTTTCAGCCTCTTCAAGTGGTAAAGATAGTGGCGATTTGGATGAGCTTTTTGAGGACGCAAAAGCCATTGTCCTTAATGAAAGAAAGAGCTCAATTTCTTATATTCAAAGAAGATTGAATATTGGCTATAATAGGGCAGCGACGATTGTCGAGCAACTGGAGGCTATGGGAATACTCTCTTCTCAAAACGCTAAAGGGCAGCGTGAGATCATCGTATAA
- a CDS encoding adenylosuccinate lyase: MHLSLSHDMLAITIQEDSKTFYYLQNIADKNFQKKIGRKEKMIIFKEQDEVVQRRYFLKLISKIYLRKTGNTEQAHIIENAIDKSIKISLLKSNQVLQKMNINLSIEDNYAVIFNMGSHNTLFASYLKSYFKDHLVRIRPKNGTITLYPNSDITVRLLEKLLDQKELFGCFVEFSYIQEDLLAYKKSFVAKRAKRSRHNALFSLLEEYFGILGCKVEDSFEIIRRNYLSLVKKYHPDSCGLYDGDLHVKYVAKFQEVQNAYEMLKMHFKHADVQIA; the protein is encoded by the coding sequence ATGCACCTTTCACTTTCTCATGACATGCTTGCCATAACGATACAAGAAGACTCTAAAACATTTTATTATTTACAAAATATTGCCGATAAAAACTTCCAAAAGAAAATCGGACGTAAAGAAAAAATGATCATCTTTAAAGAACAAGACGAGGTAGTTCAACGCCGTTATTTTTTAAAATTGATTAGTAAAATATATCTTCGCAAAACAGGCAATACTGAGCAAGCACATATCATTGAAAACGCGATTGACAAGAGCATCAAAATATCCCTTTTAAAATCCAATCAAGTTCTTCAAAAAATGAATATTAACCTTTCTATTGAAGACAATTATGCTGTTATTTTCAATATGGGTTCGCACAACACGTTGTTTGCATCTTATCTTAAAAGTTATTTTAAAGACCATTTAGTAAGAATTCGTCCAAAAAACGGCACAATCACTCTTTATCCAAATTCTGATATTACGGTTCGTCTTTTAGAAAAATTATTGGATCAAAAAGAGCTATTTGGTTGTTTTGTAGAATTTTCCTATATTCAAGAAGATTTACTAGCATACAAAAAAAGTTTTGTAGCAAAACGAGCAAAACGAAGCCGTCACAACGCCCTATTCTCACTTCTTGAGGAGTATTTTGGGATTTTAGGGTGTAAAGTTGAAGACTCATTTGAAATTATTCGTAGAAATTATCTATCCCTTGTTAAAAAATACCATCCTGATAGCTGTGGTTTATACGATGGTGACTTGCACGTTAAATATGTAGCAAAATTCCAAGAAGTTCAAAATGCCTATGAAATGCTCAAAATGCATTTCAAGCATGCAGATGTTCAAATCGCTTAG
- the acnB gene encoding bifunctional aconitate hydratase 2/2-methylisocitrate dehydratase, whose amino-acid sequence MSFFQAYEAEVNERAKLGVPPLPLDAKKTAEVVELLKKEEGDQAFLKDLLANRVPPGVDEAAYVKAAFLNDVAQKKVTCKAISPVYAIELLGTMFGGYNVQPLVDALSSNDDSVARAACNALKNIVLVYGSFNDIETLAKTNGYAKEVMTSWANAEWFTTKPSMPEKITVAVLKVAGETNTDDLSPASEAFTRSDIPLHANAMLVKRLPGSIEKIKELIAKGYEVAYVGDVVGTGSSRKSGINSIQWFMGREIPNVPNKKTGGLILGSTIAPIFFNTAEDSGALPIEVNVEGLETGDIIDVYPLAGKIEKNGKVVATFKLSPNTLADEYRAGGRIPLIIGRGLTTKARASLGMGAENIFAKPEQPEEQKGVGYTLAQKMVGRACGVEGVRAGMYVEPHTLTVGSQDTTGPMTRDEIKELAALGFSADLVMQSFCHTAAYPKPSDVKLHHTLPSFITSRSGVSLRAGDGVIHSWLNRMVLPDTVGTGGDSHTRFPIGISFPAGSGLVAFAAVTGSMPLNMPESVLVRFKGEMQPGITLRDLVNAIPYYAIKKGLLTVPKKNKKNIFAGKILEIEGLPKLKVEQAFELSDASAERSAAACTVALDTEPVIEYLKSNITLLEAMIKAGYADAKTLQRRADKMKAWIADPKLLKADTNAHYAEIIEIDLNEIKEPILACPNDPDDVATLSEVLANPERPHKIDEVFVGSCMTNIGHYRALGEVLQGEGKVPTTLWIAPPTKMDKDQLTAEGYYSIFGTSGARIEIPGCSLCMGNQANVREGAVVFSTSTRNFDNRMGPNSKVYLGSAELAALCALLGRLPSVEEYMSLVPKKLAGKTDKVYKYLNFNLIENYELAN is encoded by the coding sequence ATGAGTTTTTTCCAAGCATATGAAGCAGAAGTGAATGAAAGAGCAAAGTTAGGTGTTCCTCCTTTACCTCTTGATGCGAAAAAAACAGCAGAGGTAGTAGAGCTTTTGAAGAAAGAAGAGGGTGATCAAGCCTTTTTAAAAGACTTATTGGCAAATCGTGTTCCACCCGGTGTGGATGAAGCAGCCTATGTAAAAGCAGCTTTTTTAAATGATGTAGCACAGAAAAAAGTGACCTGTAAAGCTATAAGCCCTGTTTATGCGATAGAGCTTTTAGGAACGATGTTTGGTGGCTACAATGTTCAGCCGCTTGTAGATGCTCTTAGCTCAAATGATGATTCAGTAGCTCGTGCTGCATGTAATGCACTTAAAAATATTGTCCTTGTTTATGGCTCATTTAATGATATTGAAACCTTAGCAAAAACCAATGGTTATGCTAAAGAAGTGATGACTTCTTGGGCGAATGCAGAGTGGTTTACAACAAAGCCTTCTATGCCAGAAAAAATCACGGTAGCTGTTTTAAAAGTAGCAGGTGAGACCAATACAGATGACTTAAGCCCCGCAAGTGAAGCATTTACCAGAAGTGATATCCCACTGCATGCCAATGCTATGCTTGTCAAAAGACTTCCTGGCTCCATTGAAAAAATCAAGGAATTGATTGCTAAAGGATATGAAGTTGCTTATGTTGGTGATGTTGTAGGAACTGGTAGTAGCCGAAAATCGGGCATTAACTCAATCCAATGGTTTATGGGACGTGAAATTCCTAATGTACCAAACAAAAAAACAGGTGGATTGATTTTAGGATCAACCATTGCTCCTATTTTCTTCAACACAGCAGAAGATAGTGGAGCACTTCCTATTGAAGTAAATGTTGAAGGTTTGGAAACAGGAGATATTATCGATGTTTATCCACTGGCTGGAAAAATTGAAAAAAATGGCAAAGTTGTTGCAACATTTAAACTCTCTCCAAACACATTAGCTGATGAGTACCGTGCTGGTGGTCGTATTCCTCTTATTATTGGTCGTGGTTTGACTACCAAAGCTAGAGCAAGTCTAGGCATGGGCGCAGAGAACATTTTTGCTAAACCAGAACAACCAGAAGAACAAAAAGGTGTTGGTTATACGCTTGCACAAAAGATGGTAGGTCGTGCGTGTGGTGTTGAAGGTGTGCGTGCAGGTATGTACGTTGAGCCTCATACATTAACCGTTGGTAGCCAAGATACAACAGGACCAATGACTAGAGATGAGATCAAAGAGCTTGCAGCCCTAGGTTTTAGCGCAGATCTTGTGATGCAAAGTTTCTGTCATACGGCAGCGTATCCAAAACCGAGCGATGTTAAATTACACCATACATTGCCTTCATTTATAACATCTCGTTCAGGTGTAAGCCTTAGAGCGGGTGATGGCGTCATCCACTCTTGGTTAAATAGAATGGTTCTTCCTGATACTGTTGGAACAGGAGGCGATAGCCATACACGTTTCCCTATTGGTATCTCTTTCCCTGCTGGTTCTGGACTGGTTGCGTTTGCGGCAGTTACAGGAAGTATGCCTCTTAATATGCCAGAATCTGTTTTGGTACGTTTTAAAGGCGAAATGCAACCAGGTATCACACTTCGTGACTTGGTAAATGCGATTCCATACTATGCCATCAAAAAAGGGCTACTGACTGTTCCTAAGAAAAATAAAAAGAACATTTTTGCAGGGAAAATTCTTGAAATTGAAGGACTTCCAAAACTTAAAGTTGAACAAGCGTTTGAGCTTAGTGATGCTTCGGCTGAGAGAAGTGCGGCAGCATGTACTGTAGCACTCGATACAGAACCTGTGATTGAGTATCTTAAATCAAACATTACATTGCTTGAAGCAATGATTAAAGCAGGTTATGCTGATGCTAAAACATTGCAAAGAAGAGCTGATAAAATGAAAGCATGGATTGCAGATCCAAAATTGCTTAAAGCAGACACCAATGCACACTATGCGGAAATTATTGAAATTGATTTGAATGAGATAAAAGAGCCTATTTTAGCGTGTCCAAATGACCCAGATGATGTTGCAACCTTAAGTGAGGTTTTAGCAAACCCTGAGCGTCCTCATAAAATCGATGAAGTGTTTGTAGGAAGCTGTATGACTAACATTGGACATTACCGTGCACTTGGTGAAGTTCTTCAAGGTGAAGGTAAAGTACCAACCACACTTTGGATCGCTCCTCCAACAAAAATGGATAAAGACCAACTTACTGCAGAGGGCTATTATTCTATTTTTGGAACTTCAGGTGCTCGTATTGAAATCCCTGGATGTTCACTTTGTATGGGTAACCAAGCCAATGTAAGAGAAGGTGCAGTTGTATTTTCAACATCAACCAGAAACTTCGATAACCGCATGGGACCAAATTCTAAAGTCTATCTTGGTAGTGCAGAATTAGCAGCACTTTGCGCACTGTTAGGAAGACTCCCAAGCGTTGAAGAATACATGAGTTTAGTACCTAAAAAACTTGCTGGTAAGACAGATAAAGTCTATAAATACCTCAATTTCAATCTTATTGAAAACTACGAACTCGCAAATTAA
- a CDS encoding flagellin codes for MYSVNQQIDTKLKIQNSYENTSVYIDAMRLNNEIETLQQSSDSSSKAKTFADNTDTALTSFSEKLDQFKSKLNQASTSSNSPTSLQALANDMQGIRDYLVNLANTSINGQFLFSGSALSQKPVNSDGTYNGNAESLTAMVGSGVELPYNISGQSLFLGKDTDYNRIVSTNVTMYNQSKLNPSIMTADQNATSSKVFLKDTDTIRDLVGDKNNVSTDDPKAVFYLSGKKSDGKTFSTTIEMDTSSKVSDLLQSIGNAYGNTATNKLVDVSMNARGQIEVKDLKSGNQLLEMNIFGAVDRSALPGTTGNAKQIMNVDNLLTKPNIDIIAFNKSNYETTASNSDLTMRSVGLSAGTFAIDFPLQNVSNSNMTSTTLLSGIFPSDVDHLDFGATSFSIAGKTVQDLMTAIETEYGLGAGNVTLSGGRMYVNDPTNTFSASLQPKNVNNAIAHGEALPDAMNYSRRGFEKDGNTLTGNVSQVVKSTSDFATASTKLVDVAGVDSLNGKQMVLNYTDKNGNKRTGTLNLDTTNTTFSIDLDGDGNTTDPNETFSIYNGSGDPLNLNTTADNMTYQQLNDLISMATSGTLPKQGVSTTAQTAINNAIAFGVAGNAANLATQTALAKTGVSTETASYIQKAIDAGIIRDNPASSAAQVAQATLDYNNAIGNANLAEYNYAVSTAKNSVEVNLDYQGKMTIKDKTASESKIDFTMYDASATNFTGVGSTALTFMANNSVTISNPSIDMFKQLDEMIAAVRSGNFRMDSTSDDPRNIGMQNAITQLDHIADHVTKAQTKIGALTNALSDANTRSEMLSVNVKTVQNSVIGVDTAEAYLELQSLQTSYQAMLSTMASINKMSLLDYM; via the coding sequence ATGTATAGCGTTAATCAACAAATTGATACTAAATTGAAAATACAAAATAGCTATGAGAATACAAGTGTATATATAGATGCTATGCGCCTAAATAATGAAATTGAAACTTTGCAACAATCTTCTGATAGCAGCTCTAAAGCTAAAACTTTTGCTGACAATACAGATACAGCATTAACGAGTTTCAGTGAAAAACTAGATCAATTTAAATCTAAACTCAATCAAGCATCTACTTCTTCAAATTCTCCAACAAGTTTACAAGCGCTTGCAAATGATATGCAAGGAATTAGAGATTATTTAGTCAATTTAGCCAATACTTCCATCAATGGTCAGTTTTTATTTTCAGGTTCTGCACTATCTCAAAAACCAGTTAATAGCGATGGAACATATAATGGTAATGCAGAGAGTCTGACTGCTATGGTAGGCTCAGGTGTTGAATTACCTTATAATATCTCTGGACAATCTCTTTTCTTAGGTAAAGATACAGATTATAATAGAATAGTATCTACCAATGTGACTATGTATAATCAATCAAAATTAAATCCTTCAATTATGACTGCCGATCAAAATGCAACTTCATCGAAAGTCTTTTTAAAAGATACAGATACGATTAGAGACCTCGTTGGTGATAAAAACAATGTTAGCACTGATGACCCTAAAGCTGTGTTCTATCTTTCTGGTAAGAAGAGTGATGGAAAAACATTTTCAACTACTATCGAAATGGATACTAGCTCAAAAGTCTCAGATTTGCTACAAAGTATAGGCAATGCATATGGCAATACAGCCACCAATAAACTTGTTGATGTAAGCATGAACGCACGTGGGCAGATAGAAGTTAAAGACTTGAAATCTGGCAATCAACTTTTAGAAATGAATATTTTTGGCGCTGTTGATAGAAGTGCTCTTCCTGGCACAACGGGTAATGCAAAACAAATCATGAACGTAGATAATTTATTGACAAAACCCAATATTGATATTATTGCCTTTAATAAAAGCAATTACGAAACAACGGCTTCAAACTCAGATTTGACGATGCGATCAGTAGGTTTATCAGCAGGTACGTTTGCTATAGATTTTCCTTTACAAAATGTATCCAATTCAAACATGACATCAACAACACTTTTAAGCGGTATTTTCCCCTCAGATGTTGATCATTTAGACTTTGGAGCAACATCTTTTTCTATAGCAGGAAAAACTGTACAAGATTTAATGACAGCGATTGAAACAGAATATGGACTTGGTGCAGGTAATGTTACATTATCTGGTGGACGTATGTATGTTAATGATCCTACAAATACATTTAGTGCGTCTTTACAACCAAAAAATGTGAATAATGCGATTGCTCATGGTGAAGCACTGCCTGATGCAATGAATTATTCAAGAAGAGGCTTTGAAAAAGATGGCAATACCCTAACAGGTAATGTATCACAAGTCGTTAAAAGTACCAGTGATTTTGCGACAGCAAGTACAAAACTTGTTGATGTTGCAGGTGTTGATAGTTTAAATGGTAAACAAATGGTTCTTAATTATACAGATAAAAACGGTAACAAAAGAACAGGCACTCTAAATCTTGATACAACGAATACAACATTTTCTATTGATTTAGATGGTGATGGAAATACAACAGATCCAAACGAGACATTCTCTATCTACAATGGTAGTGGTGATCCTTTGAATTTAAATACAACTGCTGATAATATGACATATCAACAACTTAACGATCTAATCAGTATGGCAACATCTGGTACCTTACCAAAGCAGGGTGTTTCAACAACAGCTCAAACAGCGATTAATAACGCCATCGCTTTTGGTGTTGCTGGTAATGCTGCTAATCTTGCAACACAAACAGCACTAGCGAAAACAGGTGTCTCAACTGAAACAGCAAGCTATATTCAAAAGGCTATTGATGCGGGTATTATACGCGATAATCCTGCTTCATCTGCTGCACAAGTTGCGCAAGCAACACTTGATTATAACAATGCGATTGGTAATGCCAACCTTGCAGAATATAATTATGCTGTTAGTACCGCAAAGAATAGTGTTGAAGTGAATTTAGATTATCAAGGGAAAATGACAATTAAAGATAAAACAGCGTCTGAGTCAAAAATTGACTTTACGATGTATGATGCAAGTGCGACTAATTTTACAGGTGTTGGAAGTACAGCACTGACATTCATGGCAAATAATTCTGTTACGATTTCTAATCCATCTATTGATATGTTTAAACAATTGGATGAAATGATAGCAGCGGTTCGTTCTGGTAACTTCCGTATGGATTCAACATCAGATGATCCTCGTAATATTGGTATGCAAAATGCCATTACTCAACTTGATCATATCGCAGATCATGTTACAAAGGCTCAAACTAAGATTGGTGCGCTTACCAATGCACTAAGTGATGCTAATACCAGATCTGAAATGCTTAGTGTAAATGTAAAGACTGTTCAAAACAGTGTTATTGGAGTTGATACGGCAGAAGCATATTTAGAATTGCAGTCACTTCAGACATCATATCAAGCGATGTTATCGACAATGGCGTCTATTAATAAAATGTCTCTTTTAGATTACATGTAA